In Patagioenas fasciata isolate bPatFas1 chromosome 2, bPatFas1.hap1, whole genome shotgun sequence, a single window of DNA contains:
- the FOXF2 gene encoding forkhead box protein F2 codes for MTTESGQQRLEPPVPLRSCSPAPGALQMSRPPSSALETSTSSSSTSTSSSSSVAAASSKSKKASSGLRRPEKPPYSYIALIVMAIQSSPSKRLTLSEIYQFLQARFPFFRGSYQGWKNSVRHNLSLNECFIKLPKGLGRPGKGHYWTIDPASEFMFEEGSFRRRPRGFRRKCQALKPMYRMMNGLGFGASILPQGFDFQAPPASLACHSNGYNLDMMPNAMASGYEGLSGGHHVPHMSPNPGSTYMASCPVTANGDYGPDSSSSPVPSSPAMASAIECHSPYTSPSAHWTASGASPYIKQQGLPAANAASSGLHSSVPSYSLEQGYLHQSPRDDLSVGLPRYQHHPSPVCDRKDFVLNFNGISSFHPSASGSYYHHHHHQSVCQDIKPCVM; via the exons ATGACCACCGAGAGCGGCCAGCAGCGGCTGGAGCCCCCCGTCCCTCTCCGCTCCTGCAGCCCGGCTCCCGGAGCTCTCCAGATGAGCCGGCCGCCCTCCTCCGCCCTGGAGAcctccacctcctcttcctccacttccacctcctcctcctcctcggtaGCGGCGGCGTCCTCCAAGAGCAAGAAGGCCAGTTCTGGGCTGCGGaggccagagaaacccccctacTCCTACATCGCCCTCATCGTTATGGCCATCCAGAGCTCGCCCTCCAAGCGCCTGACACTCAGTGAGATCTACCAGTTCCTGCAGGCCCGCTTCCCCTTCTTTCGCGGCTCTTACCAGGGCTGGAAGAATTCCGTGCGCCACAACCTCTCCCTCAACGAATGCTTCATCAAGCTGCCCAAGGGCCTGGGCCGCCCGGGCAAGGGCCACTACTGGACCATCGACCCGGCCAGCGAGTTCATGTTCGAGGAGGGCTCCTTCCGACGACGACCTCGCGGCTTCAGGAGGAAATGCCAGGCGCTGAAGCCCATGTACCGCATGATGAACGGGCTGGGCTTCGGCGCCTCCATCCTCCCACAGGGTTTCGACTTCCAGGCGCCCCCCGCCTCCCTCGCCTGCCACTCCAACGGCTACAACCTCGACATGATGCCCAATGCCATGGCCAGCGGCTACGAGGGACTCAGTGGCGGCCACCACGTCCCGCACATGTCGCCCAACCCAGGCTCGACTTACATGGCCAGCTGCCCGGTGACTGCCAATGGGGACTACGGTCccgacagcagcagcagccccgtgCCCTCCTCGCCGGCCATGGCGAGCGCCATCGAGTGCCACTCGCCCTACACGAGCCCTTCGGCCCACTGGACAGCCTCGGGGGCTTCGCCCTACATAAAGCAGCAGGGCCTCCCAGCCGCCAACGCCGCCTCCTCCGGCCTCCACTCCAGTGTGCCCTCCTACTCCTTGGAGCAGGGCTACCTGCACCAGAGCCCCCGCGACGACCTCTCAG TGGGATTGCCTCGCTACCAGCATCACCCCTCTCCAGTGTGTGACAGGAAAGATTTTGTCCTCAATTTTAACGGCATTTCTTCGTTTCACCCTTCCGCTAGTGGATCTTACTAtcaccatcaccaccatcaaaGCGTCTGTCAAGACATCAAGCCCTGCGTGATGTGA